The region AAAAAGAGGAGAAAACGAGCTGTTTTCTCCTCTTCTGGGACTTCAGAATTACTGAGTGCCTCTCAAGCGTGGATCAAGTGCGTCTCTCAAGCCATCCCCCAGAAAATTGAAGGCAAACATGGTGATCGCCAGCGCCAGAGCCGGGAAGACCGTTTGATTGGGGTAAGTGCGGATGACCTGCGCGCCGTCAGAGATCATTGACCCCCACGAAGGGGTTGGCGGATTGACACCCAAACCAATAAAGGATAAGAAAGCTTCGGTTGAAATGTAGCCGGGTATTGCCAGCGTCTCTGCCACAACCAGAGGACCGATGATATTCGGGAGAATATGGCGAAACATAATGCGAATGTTTGACGCCCCAATTGTCCGCGCCGCCTCAATGAATTCCTTTTCGCGCACCGAGAGCACCTGTCCACGCGTCAAGCGCGCCATCGTTTCCCAGGCAGTTAAACCAATACCGATAAAGATAAACAACATCCCACCCAGGCGAGCATCCAGTTGACTGACTGAATAAGCAAACGTACCGGGTTCCAGTTTTGTGAGGGTAGACCGGAAAAACGCCAGAAGTAAAATAATAAACAACAATCCGGGAAACGCATAGAGTACATCCACAATCCGCATCATGATGTTATCCACTCGCCCCCCAAAATAGCCCGAGATGCTCCCGTAGATCGTGCCGATCAATAAGCTAATCAGCGGTCCGATAAAGGCTACTGTCAGGGACACGCGCGCGCCGTAAACAATGCGGCTAAATAAGTCTCTACCCACATAGTCTGCCCCCAGTAAATAATCATTTGAAACCCGCGCATAGGGCTTCATGGTTGGGAAGATAGAGAGCAACCAGGCTGGTACAGTGTTCTGGTCAACTAAAACCTGTTTCTCATAACTGCGCGGGGCAATTTGAGGTGCAAATACCGCCATGATGATGA is a window of Anaerolineae bacterium DNA encoding:
- a CDS encoding Oligopeptide transport system permease protein OppC, with the protein product MTQEAVNARQRAISANTTLTQKRENLWVDAFRRLIRNRAAVVGGSIVIVLIIMAVFAPQIAPRSYEKQVLVDQNTVPAWLLSIFPTMKPYARVSNDYLLGADYVGRDLFSRIVYGARVSLTVAFIGPLISLLIGTIYGSISGYFGGRVDNIMMRIVDVLYAFPGLLFIILLLAFFRSTLTKLEPGTFAYSVSQLDARLGGMLFIFIGIGLTAWETMARLTRGQVLSVREKEFIEAARTIGASNIRIMFRHILPNIIGPLVVAETLAIPGYISTEAFLSFIGLGVNPPTPSWGSMISDGAQVIRTYPNQTVFPALALAITMFAFNFLGDGLRDALDPRLRGTQ